ATGCATGACGCATCACCGGTCGCTGCAAAGACTTTGTTGGCCAGGGAAGCTGCCATTTTGGAACGTTGAACGAATATGATATCTGCTGATGTGTGAGTGGGCAAACCATCCCCATGGCTGGGGTGTGTCAGCTCTTTCAAAAGCCTTCAGTGAAGATGTCCACAGATACCGGATGTTCGCCCTTTTACTTATATCACCCATAGATGTGCCAACAAGCCGGAATATGATATAATTTACGATGAGAGTTGGCATTGGTTAAATTGTCCCTTTGCAGTATTACATGTTAGTCGAACAAATAATCCGCTGCAAGATGATACCTTAGTCTCTACACTATGTCGTATTCAGCGTGTTGTTATCCTCTATAAACTTTTGTCATGATTCAACCTCCAGCGATAACACCGAGACCCGCCTTAGTCGCTGTAAATCACATATTACTACGGTTCGAGACAAGTGGTCCCTAATCAGAACACAACGACATATTTTATGGGGCTTTATGAACATGGCCATCTATACGGAAGCTGGCTTAGAGGGATACAGGAACACGGGCCATTTGCAGTATAAACAcatgaacaagatgaaagacaTTGCCGCACTCGCGTTATAGCTTTGTCTTTCCAGGAAGAAACGTAGACCGACCATAAACATGGCTGATCTGCTGCACGGCCCTGGTCATTTCGCCGTTAAGTTCGGATCGGAGAAGTGCATACACGCTATATGAAGGGCTCTGGTGTCACTAGAGGTACTCTAATTCAAGGGGGTAATAAGTGTGACTTACCCAGCTTTGGCCTTTGGCGCCCACTTGGCTGCCAACGCAAAAGCGACCGCCAACATGTCATCTGGCTGGGCAATGAAATCGACCAGGCCATCCCGTAAGGCCTCTTCGCCGGTAAAGCGGTGACCCTCAAGGAGTACCTTTCGCGCAATCTGCGGGCGCAGCTTTAACCGAGGAAGGACTCCGACGCCGGGGAAGTACATCCCTAGGTCTACGGGAGGCATTGAAATGAACCCTCGTTGCGAGTTCATTACACGGTAGTCGTGCGCAAATGCCACCGGGCAACCTCCGCCAAAGGTATGGCCGGTAAGGAGCGCGATGGTTGGAAAGGGGAAATCCAGGATAGTATGCAATAGCTACACATCGCCCAGGACGTCAGTGGCTGTCTCAACGGGTAGTATCGAGTCACTTACTGGGTAGAAGCCCTCAGTGGTTGCATGGGGGTTTTGTTCGGCctcatccagatccagaCCCTAAGGAGGAACCATTAGCTTCATGGTCTATCGTCATCTATTGGATTCTGTACCGTGCAAAAGTATTTAGCGTTGTTCCCTCTGGTAATAACAGCGCCTTCGGAGTTGGAGCCCAGCGTTTGACGCACAGTATTGAAGGCACGAATCAGCTCCTGGCAAAACTTGGCCGTCAATCGATTCTCAGCACCGAGCTCCATGGTGATCATGAAGACACAACCTCGTCGTTCGAGGCTGAGATTCTCAAAACGCCCCACTGCCTGGAATTCCGTCATGACCGACTATTTCTTTCGTATACTGAGAAGATACAAATCAAAATAAATTtgaaaaaatgaaagacaaaCTAGCAGGAAAAAGAACCCATATAAGAAACTCAGTTCTGTGGAGAGCCCTACATATGCCAGCGGTTATACTGCATAATAAAATGGCTTTATGTGGATGAAGTGCGGGGGAGGCTACTAAGATGCAGATCGGGGTTATAGAATTCAACTAAATGCATGAAGCCGAGCAACCTAGGCTCGTCCATTAAGGCGAACATCGTGAGAGACGCGGGGAAGAGCCAATGCCGAGAAACATAGCAGTTTCATCAAGAGTCGAAAAGCTGTTCCACCGACACCATTTACCAATGAATAACCATGACGCGAAAAGCACCACCCGCCCTTGGTAAGGGACTTTATAAGAGGAGGAATTCTTTTGTCTATTCTATCTTCACTCGCAATAATTTTCAACCTGCCATCAGGACCGTTTCCCGCTTGAGCAACATGTCCGACTTCACAGATCATCTGCGGCCCAGCCAGCCAAATGGCCCGGAAATTCTAGCCAGGAAACGAGCCCAGACTCATATTCCCGTCGACGAATTGGCACATCACTTACTGGCCCAGGATGGGTATCTTGAACGCCAAGCTCGAATTCTGCGCATCGTGGAGCAGGAACCGCTCTTTGATAAGAAGCGCCAGGCAAACCTATCGCGAGAGGATCTCTTTAAGCTTGCATTGGCACGAGCAAAGCTGTTGCGCCGCCTCGTCGATAAGCATGGGTGGGACATTGACGATTATAAGATGGCCGAGACTTTAGTTGACGACGTGTCGCCCTactatcttcatctgcaCATGTTTATCACCACCATCCGCGAGCAGGCC
The sequence above is a segment of the Aspergillus oryzae RIB40 DNA, chromosome 3 genome. Coding sequences within it:
- a CDS encoding uncharacterized protein (predicted protein), whose amino-acid sequence is MNSQRGFISMPPVDLGMYFPGVGVLPRLKLRPQIARKVLLEGHRFTGEEALRDGLVDFIAQPDDMLAVAFALAAKWAPKAKAGAVQQISHVYGRSTFLPGKTKL